A window of the Oncorhynchus masou masou isolate Uvic2021 chromosome 13, UVic_Omas_1.1, whole genome shotgun sequence genome harbors these coding sequences:
- the LOC135552255 gene encoding cell division control protein 42 homolog: MQTIKCVVVGDGAVGKTCLLISYTTNKFPSEYVPTVFDNYAVTVMIGGEPYTLGLFDTAGQEDYDRLRPLSYPQTDVFLVCFSVVSPSSFENVREKWVPEISHHCPRTPFLLVGTQMDLRDDSNTVEKLAKNKQRPLAPESGDKLCRDLRAVKYVECSALTQRGLKNVFDEAILAALEPPETKPKKRCALL, encoded by the exons aTGCAGACCATAAAGTGTGTGGTAGTGGGTGACGGTGCAGTGGGAAAGACCTGCCTGTTGATCTCCTACACCACCAACAAGTTCCCCTCGGAATACGTCCCCACG GTGTTTGATAACTATGCAGTGACAGTGATGATCGGAGGGGAGCCCTACACTCTGGGGCTGTTCGATACAGCAG GTCAGGAGGACTATGACAGACTGCGACCACTCAGCTACCCTCAGACAGATGTCTTCCTGGTGTGCTTCTCTGTCGTATCACCTTCCTCTTTTGAGAACGTCCGTGAGAAG TGGGTCCCAGAGATCTCCCACCACTGTCCGCGTACACCCTTCCTGCTGGTGGGCACCCAGATGGACCTGAGGGACGACAGCAACACAGTGGAGAAGCTGGCTAAGAACAAGCAGCGGCCCCTGGCCCCTGAGAGCGGAGACAAGCTGTGCCGGGACCTCCGGGCCGTCAAATACGTCGAGTGCTCCGCCCtcacccag cgagGTCTGAAGAACGTGTTTGATGAGGCCATCTTGGCCGCGCTGGAGCCGCCAGAGACCAAGCCCAAGAAACGCTGCGCACTCTTATAA